A portion of the Juglans microcarpa x Juglans regia isolate MS1-56 chromosome 1D, Jm3101_v1.0, whole genome shotgun sequence genome contains these proteins:
- the LOC121239654 gene encoding LOW QUALITY PROTEIN: citrate-binding protein-like (The sequence of the model RefSeq protein was modified relative to this genomic sequence to represent the inferred CDS: inserted 2 bases in 1 codon; deleted 1 base in 1 codon) gives MEMITNFYYRALLLLLVSSIWEPLHLCGADPTDGFTRVPLTEENFVLHKPYDVPLEDRYTYKNGVRRFWVYNNDKPFKPDSPTRPRTEVRITGYDYTSGVWQFEGHAFVPKGTSGVTIAQILGAAQAATTLQLRIYNGDLRYYSSKLVATDLYNKWFRVDIIHDVGEGKVXVFINGIQKYEGNDRGRAGSMYFKCGTVYAAPAESSNNMESSWKWIKLYKK, from the exons ATGGAAATGATTACCAATTTCTACTACAGAGCTTTATTATTGCTTCTTGTGAGTTCTATCTGGGAGCCTCTCCACCTTTGTGGTGCTGATCCTACAGATGGATTCACCCGAGTGCCTCTTACAGAAGAGAACTTTGTGTTGCATAAGCCATATGATGTACCCCTAGAAGACCGTTACACTTACAAAAATGGAGTTCGAAGGTTTTGGGTCTACAACAACGACAAGCCCTTCAAGCCTGATAGCCCGACTCGGCCACGTACTGAAGTACGGATAACT GGATATGACTACACATCAGGAGTTTGGCAGTTTGAAGGCCATGCTTTTGTGCCCAAAGGGACCTCCGGTGTCACAATTGCACAAATTCTTGGTGCTGCCCAAGCAGCCACCACTCTGCAACTAAGGATCTACAATGGAGATCTGAGATATTATTCTTCTAAACTGGTGGCCACTGATCTATACAATAAGTGGTTCAGAGTAGACATTATCCACGATGTGGGTGAAGGGAAAGT AGTTTTTATTAATGGTATCCAAAAGTATGAGGGGAACGATAGAGGCCGGGCAGGCAGCATGTATTTCAAATGTGGTACTGTTTATGCCGCACCAGCTGAATCGAGTAAC AACATGGAATCGAGCTGGAAATGGATCAAACTTTACAAAAAGTGA
- the LOC121255959 gene encoding CDPK-related kinase 3-like: protein MGQCYGKTDPKAEHDFTTTITTIAASYNDRSHQAPLPSASGTNGAVNVQALKTMPARSSNPSPSPSPYPRGVSASPLPGGVSPSPGRGSATPKKFFRRPFPPPSPAKHIKASLAKRLGYASKPKEGPIPEEHGAEPEQALDKSFGYSKNFGAKYELDKEIGRGHFGHTCSARGKRGELKDQPVAVKIISKAKMTTAISIEDVRREVKILKGLSSHKHLVKFHDACEDTNNVYIVMELCEGGELLDRILSRGGRYAEEDAKFIVVQILSVVAFCHLQGVVHRDLKPENFLFTSRSEDADMKLIDFGLSDFIRPDERLNDIVGSAYYVAPEVLHRSYSLEADIWSIGVIAYILLCGSRPFWARTESGIFRSVIRADPNFEDLPWPSVSAEAKDFVKRLLNKDYRKRMTAVQALTHPWLRDDSRPIPLDILIYKLVKLYLHATPFKRAALKALSKALTEDELVYLRAQFTLLEPNRDGRISLENFKMALMRNETDAMRESRVHNIINAMEPLAFRKMGFEEFCAAAISTHQLEALDRWEQIASTAFEYFEREGNRSISVDELARELSLGPTAYSILKDWIRNSDGKLSLLGYTKFLHGVTLRSSNTRHH, encoded by the exons ATGGGGCAGTGCTACGGCAAGACCGACCCAAAGGCCGAGCATGACTTTACTACTACTATTACTACTATTGCCGCCTCCTACAACGATCGGTCTCATCAGGCGCCTTTACCCTCTGCAAGTGGGACTAATGGTGCCGTCAACGTGCAGGCGTTAAAGACCATGCCGGCTCGGTCCTCCAATCCGAGCCCCTCCCCGAGCCCTTACCCTCGCGGAGTTTCCGCGAGTCCTCTACCCGGCGGCGTGTCGCCGTCTCCAGGGAGAGGGTCCGCGACTCCAAAGAAGTTCTTCCGGAGGCCTTTCCCGCCGCCTTCGCCCGCTAAGCACATAAAGGCGTCGCTGGCTAAGCGGCTCGGCTACGCCTCCAAGCCCAAGGAGGGCCCGATCCCTGAGGAGCACGGAGCCGAACCGGAACAAGCTCTGGACAAGAGCTTTGGCTACAGCAAGAACTTCGGAGCCAAGTACGAGCTTGATAAAGAGATAGGGCGAGGTCATTTTGGTCATACTTGCTCTGCTAGAGGCAAAAGGGGGGAGCTTAAAGATCAGCCTGTTGCCGTGAAAATCATATCGAAAGCAAAG ATGACGACTGCAATATCAATTGAAGATGTTCGTAGAGAAGTGAAGATATTAAAAGGTTTATCGAGCCATAAGCATCTGGTCAAATTTCACGATGCATGTGAGGACACCAATAACGTGTACATAGTCATGGA ATTGTGTGAAGGTGGAGAACTCCTAGACAGAATTTTATCAAG AGGAGGAAGGTATGCAGAGGAAGATGCAAAATTTATAGTTGTGCAAATTCTAAGTGTAGTTGCATTTTGTCATCTTCAAGGCGTTGTGCACCGAGACTTGAAGCCAgag AATTTCCTTTTCACTTCTAGAAGTGAAGATGCAGACATGAAGCTTATTGATTTTGGTCTTTCTGACTTTATCAGGCCAG ATGAAAGACTGAATGATATTGTTGGAAGTGCATATTATGTTGCACCTGAAGTCCTTCATAGGTCTTATAGTCTGGAAGCAGATATATGGAGCATTGGTGTCATTGCCTACATCTTATTATGTGGAAGCCGGCCTTTCTGGGCACGGACGGAATCTGGGATTTTCCGTTCAGTGATTAGAGCCGACCCAAATTTTGAGGATTTACCCTGGCCTTCTGTGTCTGCAGAGGCCAAGGACTTTGTGAAAAGGCTCCTGAACAAGGATTACAGGAAAAGAATGACTGCAGTTCAAGCTCTCA CTCATCCGTGGTTGCGGGATGATAGTCGTCCAatccctttggacattttgatcTATAAGTTAGTCAAGTTGTATCTTCATGCTACACCTTTCAAGCGTGCAGCACTAAAG GCTCTCTCAAAAGCTTTGactgaggatgagctggtgtaTCTCAGAGCTCAGTTCACTCTGTTAGAACCAAATAGGGATGGGCGCATCTCtcttgaaaatttcaaaatg GCTCTTATGCGAAATGAAACTGATGCCATGAGAGAGTCCAGAgttcataatattataaatgCT ATGGAACCACTTGCTTTTAGAAAGATGGGATTTGAAGAGTTTTGTGCTGCTGCAATCAGCACACATCAATTGGAGGCCCTTGACCGGTGGGAACAGATTGCTTCCACTGCTTTTGAGTACTTTGAACGGGAGGGTAATCGTAGCATATCTGTTGATGAATTGGCAAGG GAATTGAGTCTTGGACCGACTGCTTATTCCATCCTAAAAGATTGGATCCGAAACTCAGATGGAAAGCTTAGTTTACTTGGATATACAAAATTTTTGCATGGAGTAACACTCCGTAGTTCAAACACAAGACACCATTAA